From one Chryseobacterium sp. 3008163 genomic stretch:
- a CDS encoding class I SAM-dependent methyltransferase yields the protein MKDLMGRAIWDYFHNENPEDLQTETSISELDELPVDYLFRDFEEMNKIEQKALKLAHGKVLDIGAGAGSHSLYLQNERNLEVTALDISPKSIEVCQLRGIQKAVAQNMLEFSGETFDTILLLMNGTGIFQSLNVIDIYLKKLYSLLNKNGQILIDSTDILYMFDVDEDGGVLIPANGYYGELDYVVHYKNESEDPIKWLYLDFNTLQNAAVNNGFKIEMILQDEDSYLAKLTKG from the coding sequence ATGAAAGACTTAATGGGACGCGCAATCTGGGATTATTTTCACAACGAAAATCCTGAAGATCTGCAGACTGAAACTTCAATTTCCGAACTCGATGAACTTCCGGTAGACTATCTTTTCAGAGATTTTGAGGAGATGAACAAAATTGAACAAAAAGCTTTGAAATTAGCTCATGGAAAAGTTCTCGATATTGGAGCAGGAGCGGGTTCGCATTCACTCTATCTTCAAAATGAAAGAAATTTAGAGGTTACCGCTTTGGATATTTCTCCAAAATCAATTGAAGTTTGCCAATTGAGGGGGATTCAGAAAGCAGTTGCTCAGAATATGCTTGAATTTTCAGGAGAAACTTTCGATACCATTCTTCTGTTAATGAACGGAACCGGAATCTTCCAAAGCCTGAACGTGATTGATATTTACCTCAAAAAACTTTATTCCTTATTAAATAAAAACGGACAAATTCTTATTGATAGTACCGATATTTTATACATGTTTGATGTTGATGAAGATGGCGGAGTTTTGATTCCCGCAAATGGATATTATGGTGAACTAGATTATGTGGTTCACTATAAAAATGAGTCTGAAGACCCTATCAAATGGCTGTATCTTGATTTTAATACTTTGCAAAATGCAGCAGTAAATAATGGTTTCAAAATTGAAATGATTTTGCAGGATGAGGATTCTTATTTGGCAAAATTGACTAA
- a CDS encoding vWA domain-containing protein encodes MTDKQFNFQQGFTFSKHVPEEISHFDRVFDVFKDLLTHTSGDIEEAFEWLDMLDKEYDIFTDEYTLEDFEEDLRKRGYIKKEDDSEEGNTGPGKGKNILTAKLEAALREYALDQIFGKLKKSGIGNHRTNKSGVGDERDGENRNFQYGDDLSTVNMTESLKNAQINNGIADLRMTEDDLIVEETKHKAQMSTVLMIDISHSMILYGEDRITPAKKVAMALVELIKRKYPKDSIDIIVFGNEAWPIKIKDLPYLQVGPYHTNTVAGLELAMDILRRKRNTNKQIFMITDGKPSCLKLPNGEYYMNSVGLDQRIVTECLNKAAQARKLKIPITTFMIAQDPYLRQFVNAFTAQNKGKAFLTGLSGLGQMIFEDYEKNRIKRI; translated from the coding sequence ATGACAGATAAACAATTTAATTTTCAACAGGGATTTACATTCAGCAAACACGTTCCGGAAGAAATATCGCATTTTGACCGGGTTTTTGATGTGTTCAAAGATTTGCTGACCCACACTTCCGGCGATATTGAGGAAGCTTTTGAATGGCTCGATATGCTTGATAAAGAATACGATATTTTCACCGACGAATATACGCTAGAAGACTTTGAAGAAGACCTCAGAAAACGAGGCTACATCAAAAAAGAAGACGATTCCGAAGAAGGAAATACAGGACCCGGAAAAGGCAAAAATATTCTGACCGCCAAACTGGAAGCAGCTTTGCGTGAATATGCTTTAGACCAGATTTTTGGTAAGCTTAAAAAAAGTGGCATCGGAAATCACAGAACCAACAAATCCGGAGTCGGTGACGAACGTGATGGCGAAAACCGAAACTTCCAATACGGTGATGATTTATCAACGGTGAACATGACTGAAAGTCTGAAAAACGCCCAAATCAACAACGGAATTGCAGACCTTCGAATGACCGAAGACGACCTCATCGTGGAAGAAACCAAACACAAAGCTCAGATGAGCACGGTTTTAATGATCGACATCAGTCATTCGATGATTTTGTACGGTGAAGACAGAATCACTCCAGCCAAAAAAGTGGCAATGGCTTTGGTGGAACTCATCAAACGAAAATATCCAAAAGATTCCATTGACATCATTGTGTTCGGAAACGAAGCGTGGCCAATTAAAATCAAAGACCTTCCCTATTTGCAGGTCGGTCCGTATCACACAAATACCGTTGCAGGATTGGAATTGGCAATGGATATTCTCCGCAGAAAAAGAAATACCAACAAGCAGATTTTCATGATCACCGACGGAAAACCAAGCTGTCTGAAGCTACCCAATGGCGAGTATTACATGAACAGTGTCGGACTTGATCAGAGAATTGTAACTGAATGTTTGAATAAAGCTGCACAGGCAAGAAAACTGAAAATTCCGATTACCACTTTTATGATTGCCCAGGATCCTTATCTTCGTCAGTTTGTGAATGCTTTTACTGCACAAAATAAAGGAAAAGCTTTTCTGACTGGACTTTCAGGTTTGGGACAGATGATCTTCGAGGATTACGAGAAGAACAGGATAAAAAGGATTTAG
- a CDS encoding DUF4956 domain-containing protein, with protein MELQELFERLLILCLSIFTLYYFSNRNRNIRLHPLLGLISICTFFMCLVFTKAEYSLGVGFGLFAVFSILRFRTETFTIQTIVFLFVSITLSLLDGLLPIKNLEILLGINITIVTIYLILNYFEKKSPIVSEKSSIEIISSLDFLQLEEAERKRVLTEKTKLKNFSYNIKSINLNDNIVILKVSH; from the coding sequence TTGGAATTACAGGAACTTTTCGAACGTTTATTGATACTTTGTCTGTCAATTTTTACCCTATATTATTTTTCAAACAGAAATCGAAATATCAGACTGCATCCTCTTTTAGGGTTGATCAGCATTTGTACATTTTTTATGTGTCTGGTTTTCACGAAAGCTGAATACAGTCTCGGAGTTGGCTTCGGATTATTTGCCGTTTTTTCGATTCTCCGTTTCAGAACAGAAACTTTCACCATTCAGACTATTGTTTTTCTGTTTGTATCGATTACGCTTTCCCTTCTAGACGGACTTTTACCCATTAAAAATCTCGAGATCCTTTTAGGAATCAATATTACGATTGTAACGATTTATTTGATTTTAAATTATTTCGAAAAGAAGTCACCGATTGTTTCTGAAAAGAGTTCGATTGAAATTATTTCTTCATTAGATTTTCTCCAGCTCGAAGAAGCAGAACGCAAAAGAGTTTTAACGGAAAAAACCAAACTTAAGAATTTCAGTTACAATATTAAGAGTATCAATCTGAATGATAATATTGTGATTTTAAAGGTTTCGCATTAA
- a CDS encoding PEP/pyruvate-binding domain-containing protein: protein MKNILLFLFLTISVLSYSQDNYVNSIAKKQQFLNLSGKPLTDKFTNMKSVKVVYDYGAKKLYFFNSTRYTYHYDFCLKVLGFNDEIGEFNKQSYNPTNKRTYLLANINYLQDSDDWVMELAASDEMNAGLINFFYNEVSKNVFFKDKLKFYLNSPHVIGLNSKKQLKIPTVLSDFIFKRITEQSIENTSNVGILKKYDLQKKEDFNPKSDEIIIINTTPEFIPTVRGIIITELQTPLSHLVLLAKNRNIPVYVDTKLWDKQSVNALLGKKVELITKENSYLLKASQKPIPTKKAVKEIILKKDFSVTDLVDLETTTPLNIVHSIGSKATNLGLLKQIQKEMKSFKTPEYAFAIPFYYFDQHIKDNHLQDKINELYAIPKDSVKLLERELKAFRKTVKNSKVNPALLKKIEEKLNAQSDFKNFRFRSSTNAEDMEGFNGAGLYDSKTAIIGDADKTVEKAILDVWSSFWNFRAFQERDLFGINHESCAMGVLVHRSFPDEKANGVLVSKNLYRNQYDGITVNVQLGEESVVKPEPGVTCDEFYCHNFNSFGSFVVDYRSTSSLNNGKPILTEKEIKKLFDISSPLERRLNLLWQKRKMSKRHYPLDIEFKYLGDEKQLYIKQARAYMD, encoded by the coding sequence ATGAAAAATATATTACTATTCTTATTCCTCACCATTTCTGTTTTATCATATTCACAGGATAATTATGTGAACTCAATTGCCAAGAAACAACAGTTTTTGAATCTTTCAGGTAAACCACTTACCGATAAATTTACCAATATGAAATCGGTAAAAGTGGTGTATGATTACGGTGCGAAAAAACTGTATTTTTTTAACAGTACGAGATATACCTATCATTATGATTTTTGCCTGAAAGTTTTGGGTTTTAATGATGAGATTGGTGAGTTCAATAAACAGTCGTACAACCCAACCAATAAGAGAACTTATCTTCTCGCCAATATCAACTATCTGCAGGATTCTGACGATTGGGTGATGGAGCTGGCTGCTTCAGATGAAATGAATGCCGGACTGATTAATTTCTTTTATAATGAAGTCAGCAAGAACGTATTTTTCAAAGATAAGCTGAAGTTTTATCTCAACTCTCCTCATGTGATTGGCTTAAATTCAAAGAAACAACTGAAAATCCCGACCGTTCTCTCGGATTTTATTTTTAAAAGAATTACTGAACAGTCAATTGAAAACACTTCAAATGTTGGAATTCTTAAAAAATATGACCTGCAGAAAAAGGAAGACTTTAATCCGAAATCAGATGAAATCATTATCATCAACACAACGCCAGAATTTATTCCGACTGTACGGGGAATTATTATTACCGAGCTTCAAACTCCGTTGAGTCACCTGGTTTTATTGGCAAAAAACAGAAATATTCCGGTGTATGTAGATACCAAACTTTGGGATAAGCAATCTGTAAATGCACTTTTGGGAAAGAAAGTGGAGTTGATTACCAAAGAAAATTCATACTTATTAAAAGCTTCACAGAAACCCATTCCAACAAAAAAAGCAGTAAAAGAAATTATTCTGAAAAAAGATTTTTCGGTTACCGATTTGGTAGATTTGGAAACAACAACACCATTAAATATTGTTCATTCAATTGGTTCAAAGGCAACCAACCTTGGGCTTTTAAAACAGATTCAGAAAGAAATGAAGTCGTTCAAAACTCCTGAATATGCTTTTGCGATTCCGTTTTATTATTTTGATCAGCATATTAAAGACAATCATTTGCAGGATAAGATCAATGAGTTGTATGCGATCCCAAAAGATTCTGTAAAGCTTCTTGAGAGAGAACTGAAAGCTTTCAGAAAGACGGTCAAAAATTCAAAAGTTAATCCTGCACTCTTGAAGAAAATTGAAGAAAAGCTGAATGCTCAAAGTGATTTTAAAAACTTCAGATTCCGTTCTTCCACCAACGCTGAAGATATGGAAGGTTTTAACGGAGCGGGATTGTACGATTCTAAAACAGCTATCATCGGAGATGCCGATAAGACCGTAGAAAAAGCGATATTAGACGTTTGGTCAAGTTTTTGGAATTTCCGTGCGTTTCAGGAACGCGATTTGTTTGGGATCAATCACGAAAGTTGTGCAATGGGCGTTCTTGTTCACCGATCGTTCCCTGACGAAAAAGCGAACGGAGTTTTGGTTTCAAAAAATCTATACCGAAATCAATATGACGGAATTACCGTGAATGTTCAGTTGGGTGAAGAATCTGTAGTCAAGCCGGAACCGGGTGTTACGTGCGATGAATTTTACTGTCACAATTTCAATAGTTTTGGTTCGTTTGTGGTCGATTACCGTTCTACATCGAGTCTTAACAATGGAAAACCCATTTTGACTGAGAAGGAAATTAAAAAGTTATTTGATATTTCATCTCCTTTGGAAAGAAGACTGAATCTGCTTTGGCAGAAAAGAAAAATGTCGAAAAGACATTATCCTCTAGATATTGAGTTTAAATATTTGGGTGATGAGAAGCAGCTGTACATCAAGCAGGCTAGAGCTTATATGGATTAA
- a CDS encoding DUF2357 domain-containing protein, with protein sequence MDEAKQFIRIPLPFFSDEDFLEIYPENEAKLFQISEEVARENGESVFQILEGNFYEYFFSKKTYRLKCDSIVYQSKRDRYRGRIVPNIYVGTLTLFITDETQAGKEFEITIEVLATKFDTKEDKSYRENYRYMLKDITDKCTELLMQINSPVNQNFETDFSRDNETIYQRFSFVNSIIQNKDFEEAVLKIMASPKTTWNTEQEVVDIRRIKRFNNSATKQITSGSNRIPLQQSHSLYQNGIESIPSKINSFGKIEHIDTPENRFIKHALEVFLKFVEDCQQYFKEKNYSRPFMEATNLVTQLDGYLSQSFFKEISRPTSLKLNSPVLQRKSGYREILSAWLQFDLASKLVWKGGDDVYKAGKRDIATLYEYWLFFTLYDLFKSKFKINDIEYEEKPYEHLLEPTKDGLNVMVKQGKHTALYGDFVTENRILKVKFSYNRSFKGGTDYKDNIAGSYTTTLRPDYTLSVWPSMLNEKEAERQELIVHIHFDAKYKVTQFQIQTNIDINLEEEEENERKGIYKNVDLLKMHATKMRSEDRVVRIFYIRELKKKK encoded by the coding sequence ATGGACGAAGCAAAACAGTTTATTCGAATTCCGTTACCATTTTTTAGTGATGAAGATTTTTTAGAAATCTATCCTGAAAACGAGGCAAAACTTTTTCAAATTTCAGAAGAAGTGGCTCGGGAAAATGGTGAAAGTGTCTTTCAAATATTGGAAGGGAACTTTTATGAATACTTTTTTAGTAAAAAAACATATCGATTAAAATGTGATAGTATTGTTTATCAATCCAAACGTGATCGTTATAGGGGCAGAATTGTTCCGAATATTTATGTAGGGACGCTCACTTTATTTATAACTGATGAAACTCAAGCAGGAAAAGAATTTGAAATTACAATTGAGGTATTAGCAACAAAGTTCGACACCAAAGAAGATAAAAGTTATCGGGAAAATTACCGGTATATGCTCAAAGATATTACCGATAAGTGTACCGAACTGTTAATGCAAATCAATTCTCCGGTAAACCAAAATTTCGAAACTGATTTTTCTAGAGACAATGAAACGATTTATCAACGGTTTAGTTTTGTAAATAGTATCATTCAGAATAAAGATTTTGAGGAAGCGGTACTTAAAATTATGGCTTCTCCAAAAACCACTTGGAATACAGAACAAGAAGTGGTTGACATCAGAAGAATAAAGAGATTTAATAATTCTGCTACAAAACAAATTACATCAGGTTCTAATAGAATTCCGTTGCAACAATCTCATTCTTTATACCAAAATGGAATTGAATCTATCCCAAGTAAAATCAATAGTTTCGGGAAAATTGAACATATCGATACGCCTGAAAATAGATTTATAAAACACGCATTAGAGGTCTTCTTGAAATTTGTGGAAGACTGTCAGCAATATTTTAAGGAAAAGAATTATTCAAGACCATTCATGGAAGCTACCAATTTGGTAACTCAGTTAGATGGTTATTTGAGTCAGTCATTTTTTAAAGAAATTTCAAGACCAACTTCCCTGAAATTAAACAGTCCGGTTTTACAAAGAAAGAGCGGTTATCGTGAAATTTTAAGTGCATGGTTGCAGTTTGATTTAGCATCAAAATTAGTTTGGAAAGGTGGTGACGATGTGTACAAAGCTGGAAAAAGAGATATCGCAACTTTGTATGAATATTGGTTGTTTTTTACTTTGTATGATTTGTTTAAATCAAAATTTAAAATCAATGATATTGAGTACGAGGAAAAACCTTATGAGCATTTATTAGAGCCAACGAAAGACGGTTTGAACGTCATGGTAAAGCAAGGAAAACACACAGCGCTGTATGGTGATTTTGTCACAGAAAATAGAATCCTAAAAGTGAAGTTTTCTTACAATCGTTCTTTCAAAGGAGGTACAGATTACAAAGATAATATTGCGGGAAGTTACACGACAACATTGCGACCGGATTACACATTATCTGTATGGCCATCGATGTTAAATGAAAAGGAAGCGGAGAGGCAAGAGTTAATTGTTCATATTCATTTTGATGCTAAATATAAAGTCACACAATTTCAGATTCAAACAAATATAGATATTAATTTAGAAGAGGAAGAAGAAAACGAGCGAAAAGGTATTTATAAAAATGTAGACTTACTGAAAATGCATGCTACAAAGATGCGATCAGAAGATCGGGTGGTGCGTATATTTTATATCCGGGAACTGAAAAAAAAGAAATAA